From a single Fusobacterium ulcerans ATCC 49185 genomic region:
- the rpmE gene encoding 50S ribosomal protein L31 yields the protein MKKNIHPQYNVITIECTCGEKFETRSTYAKGSELKIAVCSKCHPFYTGKAKFIDAAGRVDKFNKRYNINK from the coding sequence ATGAAAAAAAATATTCATCCACAATACAACGTTATAACTATTGAGTGTACATGTGGAGAAAAATTTGAAACAAGATCAACTTATGCTAAAGGGAGCGAACTTAAAATAGCTGTTTGTTCAAAATGCCACCCATTCTATACAGGAAAAGCTAAGTTTATTGATGCTGCTGGTAGAGTTGACAAATTCAACAAAAGATACAATATTAATAAATAG
- a CDS encoding ribonuclease H family protein has protein sequence MGKKFYAYFLEDENIKGMVDNWDKCKSLVHGKKARYKSFPTEKEGKQWLESGAHYEKKTGDQAPKIKKEKLKESLVNGIYFDSGTGRGIGVEVRVTDLSGTSLLAKNSFGLPVNSYGNIHLGTDKTNNYGELLGLYLAMDIASQTGEKKIFGDSNLVIFFWSKGLFRKDSLNDDTISLILKVTEKRKNFEKTGGRIEYVSGDINPADLGFHK, from the coding sequence GTGGGTAAAAAATTTTATGCTTACTTCTTAGAAGATGAAAATATTAAGGGGATGGTTGACAACTGGGACAAATGCAAAAGCCTTGTTCATGGAAAAAAGGCTAGATATAAATCTTTTCCAACAGAAAAAGAAGGAAAACAGTGGCTTGAATCAGGAGCTCATTATGAGAAAAAAACAGGTGATCAAGCTCCTAAAATAAAAAAAGAAAAATTAAAAGAGTCTCTTGTTAATGGAATATACTTTGACTCTGGTACAGGACGTGGAATTGGTGTAGAGGTAAGAGTCACTGATTTAAGTGGAACTTCTCTTTTAGCTAAAAATTCTTTTGGGCTTCCTGTTAATTCCTATGGAAATATTCATCTTGGTACTGACAAAACAAACAACTATGGAGAACTTCTTGGATTATATCTGGCTATGGATATAGCTTCACAGACTGGAGAAAAGAAAATATTTGGAGACAGCAATCTTGTTATTTTCTTTTGGTCTAAAGGGTTATTTCGAAAAGATTCACTAAATGATGATACAATATCTTTAATACTTAAAGTTACAGAAAAAAGAAAAAATTTTGAAAAAACAGGTGGAAGAATTGAATATGTCTCAGGAGATATAAATCCTGCTGATTTAGGATTCCACAAATAG
- a CDS encoding TIGR02206 family membrane protein: MDTFTLFSTEHFWFIGGGFLAVFAFIIIAAFLPRYRFAQVSALIILIIKVSELSYRHFYFGEPIKGLLPLHLCNLTLIFALLMMFTKSPSLFQVTYYWSLGALFAILTPDVKYSFPHPLTLSFYITHFYLIFAAIYGVIFFEFKPTFRGWVDSFVFLNVLAVIIFFINSNLGTNYLYVNRIPDFTSPLDHFGKWPYYIAVVEGIYLILTYAIYFPFRRKTFKYSTKYF; encoded by the coding sequence ATGGATACTTTTACACTTTTTAGTACTGAACATTTTTGGTTTATAGGAGGAGGATTTTTAGCAGTATTTGCTTTTATAATTATTGCTGCATTTCTCCCAAGATATAGATTTGCTCAGGTTTCTGCTCTCATAATTCTAATCATAAAAGTCAGTGAATTAAGTTACAGACATTTTTATTTTGGAGAGCCTATTAAAGGTCTGCTTCCTCTTCATCTGTGCAACCTTACATTAATATTTGCTCTGCTTATGATGTTTACTAAATCACCATCATTATTTCAGGTAACTTATTATTGGAGTTTAGGTGCTCTTTTTGCAATCCTTACTCCTGACGTAAAATACTCATTTCCTCATCCATTGACATTAAGTTTTTACATCACACATTTTTATTTGATATTTGCAGCTATTTATGGAGTAATCTTCTTTGAATTTAAACCTACCTTTAGAGGCTGGGTAGATTCATTTGTATTCTTAAATGTTCTTGCAGTAATTATATTCTTTATAAATTCAAATCTTGGAACAAATTATCTTTATGTCAATAGAATTCCAGATTTTACCTCTCCATTGGATCATTTTGGAAAGTGGCCATACTACATTGCAGTTGTAGAAGGGATATATCTAATACTGACATATGCTATTTATTTTCCGTTCAGAAGAAAGACTTTTAAATACAGTACAAAATATTTTTAA
- a CDS encoding IMPACT family protein, producing the protein MKSVERECSIEFEERKSKFIGYVKPIGSKQEAEEFIAEIREKHKDATHNCTAYKVIDNGQEYFKTDDDGEPSGTAGKPMGDIITYMDVTNLVVIATRYFGGIKLGAGGLVRNYAKTAKLAIQEAGITEYIEKKTYMIDFPYEKISDVETIIDSLNGEYLDKGFNERVTYKIRTDTKTFEALKEVKGLLVIEL; encoded by the coding sequence ATGAAAAGTGTAGAAAGAGAATGTTCAATAGAATTTGAAGAGAGAAAATCAAAATTTATTGGGTATGTAAAACCTATAGGAAGCAAGCAGGAAGCTGAAGAATTTATAGCTGAAATAAGAGAAAAGCATAAAGATGCAACTCATAACTGTACTGCATATAAAGTTATAGACAATGGGCAGGAGTATTTTAAAACTGATGATGATGGAGAACCTAGTGGAACAGCTGGAAAGCCAATGGGAGATATAATAACATATATGGATGTTACTAATCTGGTAGTAATTGCTACAAGATATTTTGGAGGAATAAAACTGGGAGCTGGAGGACTTGTCAGAAATTATGCTAAAACAGCAAAATTAGCAATACAGGAAGCTGGTATCACAGAATATATAGAGAAAAAAACATATATGATAGATTTTCCATATGAGAAAATAAGCGATGTAGAAACTATAATAGACAGTCTTAATGGTGAATACTTAGATAAAGGATTTAATGAGAGAGTGACATATAAGATAAGGACAGATACCAAAACTTTTGAAGCTCTGAAAGAAGTAAAAGGACTGCTTGTAATAGAATTATAA
- a CDS encoding site-2 protease family protein, translating into MRRFLEELKYLNSGMSNVTKAILAVIVLYLIFGTGGNILTNPMIFLNIAILILSLLVHEVAHGVMAYICGDPTAKNYGRLSLNPLKHLDPLGTIFPILLILTGSSFVFGWAKPVPINYWRLKYGRLGEFLVAVAGVTSNFILAAIGLFLFKYAAPHLGNRYVYAAIIYMIRLNILLGVFNLIPVPPLDGSRVLASLGNDDLRNTIFYMDRYGIIIILLLNMTGILGRIIAPVYSGILYILEKLI; encoded by the coding sequence ATGAGAAGATTTCTGGAAGAACTAAAATATTTAAATAGTGGAATGTCTAATGTGACAAAAGCTATTTTAGCAGTTATTGTTTTATATTTGATTTTTGGAACAGGGGGAAATATCCTTACAAATCCAATGATATTTTTAAATATAGCCATACTTATTTTATCTCTTTTGGTACATGAGGTGGCTCATGGGGTAATGGCTTATATATGTGGAGATCCTACAGCAAAAAATTATGGGAGATTGAGTTTGAATCCTTTAAAACATTTGGATCCTCTAGGAACAATATTTCCTATTTTACTGATACTTACTGGCTCATCTTTTGTTTTTGGATGGGCAAAACCAGTTCCAATTAATTACTGGAGATTAAAATATGGAAGATTAGGAGAATTTTTAGTAGCAGTGGCTGGAGTAACTTCAAATTTTATTCTTGCAGCTATAGGATTATTCCTTTTTAAATATGCAGCACCTCATTTAGGAAATAGATATGTTTATGCAGCTATAATTTATATGATCAGATTAAATATTCTTCTTGGGGTATTCAATCTCATTCCTGTTCCTCCACTGGATGGTTCAAGAGTTTTAGCTTCTTTAGGAAATGATGATTTAAGAAATACAATTTTCTATATGGACAGATATGGGATAATAATAATACTTCTTTTAAATATGACAGGAATATTAGGAAGAATAATTGCTCCAGTATATTCAGGAATACTTTATATTCTGGAAAAATTGATATAG
- a CDS encoding ComEC/Rec2 family competence protein, protein MELIYILALEVFIIVTIFNIFSLWISIFLTVLVVTGMYIFFKKKDKFIYVIPVLLVIRILLCIHFNDLERLEIVKMKVEIKNGMGNIIKIDNRYPKIRSYTFIPEIPDGKYMILAEIAKIENRDDMQYFYINKITDEKIEKSWLKNYFENNVKKFIADGSPEFKRVYSAVILGKGKQLTRNMRREFNYVGISHLMALSGLHIGIILGICGFISKKLPVSRKNRYIFMLVSLTIYFLGVKHSSSLIRAYIMAVIFIGGKIFYEDIDASKSLAAAFIGGIFISPVAIDEVSFILSYLAVFAIICIYPIIRKIIYRGKSKFVEKLILLTTLQFFLIPILIKEFGTVQFLSFFSNLIILPVGTLYILTSFIGLFLENLGLGFIVFPIVNIIFETFMKLVEIFSKVPYLTLRYNGSKDNALFLIFYVIIFGIVFYNKFKMEGKKNEKISGRTKIFK, encoded by the coding sequence TTGGAACTAATTTATATTCTAGCTTTAGAAGTTTTTATAATTGTGACTATTTTCAATATATTTTCTTTATGGATTTCCATATTTTTAACTGTATTAGTAGTCACTGGAATGTACATATTTTTTAAGAAAAAAGATAAATTTATTTATGTAATTCCAGTTTTATTAGTAATAAGGATACTTTTATGTATACATTTTAATGATCTTGAAAGATTGGAAATAGTTAAAATGAAAGTAGAAATAAAAAATGGAATGGGAAATATAATAAAAATAGACAACAGGTATCCTAAAATAAGAAGTTATACATTTATTCCAGAAATACCAGATGGGAAATATATGATTTTAGCTGAAATAGCTAAGATAGAAAATAGAGATGATATGCAGTATTTTTATATTAATAAAATAACAGATGAAAAAATAGAGAAAAGCTGGCTGAAAAACTATTTTGAAAATAATGTAAAGAAATTTATTGCTGATGGAAGCCCTGAATTTAAAAGAGTATATAGTGCTGTCATACTTGGCAAAGGAAAGCAGCTGACCAGAAATATGAGAAGAGAATTTAATTATGTGGGAATATCTCATCTTATGGCACTCTCAGGGTTACATATAGGGATAATTTTAGGAATATGTGGTTTTATTTCTAAAAAATTACCTGTTTCTAGAAAGAATAGATATATTTTTATGCTAGTATCCTTAACTATTTATTTTTTAGGAGTGAAGCATTCTTCATCATTAATCAGAGCTTATATAATGGCAGTAATATTCATAGGAGGAAAGATATTCTATGAAGATATAGATGCTTCTAAATCTTTAGCAGCAGCTTTTATAGGAGGAATATTTATAAGTCCTGTTGCTATTGATGAAGTTTCATTTATATTATCATATTTAGCTGTGTTTGCTATAATATGTATATATCCAATAATAAGAAAAATTATATATAGAGGAAAATCTAAATTCGTAGAAAAATTGATACTTCTGACAACTCTTCAATTTTTTCTGATACCTATATTGATAAAAGAGTTTGGAACTGTTCAGTTTCTTTCATTTTTTAGTAATTTAATTATTTTACCAGTTGGAACTTTATATATCTTAACATCATTTATTGGGCTTTTTTTGGAAAATTTAGGACTCGGGTTCATAGTTTTTCCAATAGTGAATATTATTTTTGAAACATTTATGAAATTAGTAGAAATTTTTTCTAAAGTTCCATACTTAACTTTAAGATATAATGGAAGTAAGGATAATGCTCTATTTTTAATTTTTTATGTTATAATATTTGGGATAGTATTTTATAATAAATTTAAAATGGAAGGTAAAAAAAATGAGAAGATTTCTGGAAGAACTAAAATATTTAAATAG
- a CDS encoding MFS transporter, which produces MSKRIPLNIQIFYGLGVSYAIVDQIFAQWILYFYLPPESSGLKPVMAPLFISLALVISRLVDMITDPVVGFLSDRVNTRWGRRIPFIAVGTIPLALCTVAFFYPPMGNEKAAFIYLAIVGSLFFSFYTVVGAPYNALIPEIGHIQEERLNLSTWQSIFRLLYTAIAMIIPGVLIKMIGKGDVLFGVRGMVISLCAIAVIGGFITVFLVPERKYSLGQSSDAGFKDTMKILFKNKSFVLYLLGLLFFFIGFNNLRAVMNYFVEDIMGYGKGAITLASALLFGMSAICFYPTNLLSRKYGYRKVMLSCLIMLIIFTTALFFLGKAIPVKFGFILFALIGIPIAGAGFIFPPAMLSEIGSKISDETGHRIEGVCFGIQGFFLKMAFLVSILILPIILVSGNGDILSAITGTPKGVEKSGIYLTSIVSTISFIISFIFYYKYEE; this is translated from the coding sequence ATGAGCAAAAGAATACCTTTAAATATACAGATATTTTATGGATTGGGAGTTAGTTATGCCATTGTAGATCAAATTTTTGCACAATGGATACTATATTTCTATCTTCCCCCTGAAAGCTCAGGATTAAAACCAGTGATGGCGCCATTATTTATTTCATTAGCACTTGTAATATCAAGGCTTGTAGATATGATAACAGATCCAGTAGTGGGCTTCTTATCAGACAGAGTTAATACAAGATGGGGAAGAAGAATACCATTTATAGCCGTTGGAACTATTCCATTAGCATTATGTACAGTAGCATTTTTTTATCCTCCAATGGGAAATGAAAAAGCAGCATTTATTTATCTGGCAATAGTTGGTTCTTTGTTCTTTTCATTTTATACAGTGGTGGGAGCTCCTTATAATGCTCTTATACCAGAGATAGGACATATACAGGAGGAAAGACTTAACCTGTCTACATGGCAATCTATATTCAGGCTTTTATATACTGCTATCGCAATGATTATTCCTGGTGTACTTATAAAAATGATTGGAAAAGGAGATGTTCTTTTTGGAGTCAGAGGAATGGTTATCTCTCTATGTGCCATTGCAGTAATAGGAGGATTTATAACAGTATTCTTAGTTCCAGAGAGAAAATATTCATTAGGACAAAGTTCAGATGCAGGATTCAAAGATACTATGAAGATATTATTTAAAAATAAATCTTTTGTATTATATCTTTTAGGACTTCTTTTCTTTTTTATAGGATTTAATAATCTGAGAGCTGTTATGAATTATTTTGTAGAGGACATAATGGGATATGGAAAGGGAGCTATAACTTTAGCTTCTGCTCTTCTTTTTGGAATGTCAGCAATATGCTTCTATCCTACAAATCTTCTTTCAAGAAAATATGGATATAGAAAAGTTATGCTTAGCTGTTTGATTATGCTGATAATATTTACAACAGCTTTATTTTTTTTAGGAAAAGCAATTCCTGTAAAATTTGGATTTATATTATTTGCTTTGATCGGAATACCAATAGCAGGAGCTGGGTTTATTTTTCCTCCAGCTATGCTTAGTGAGATAGGAAGTAAAATAAGTGATGAAACAGGTCATAGAATAGAAGGGGTATGTTTTGGAATACAAGGATTTTTCTTGAAAATGGCATTTTTAGTATCTATACTTATTTTGCCTATAATTTTAGTTTCAGGAAATGGAGACATTTTATCTGCAATAACAGGAACTCCAAAAGGAGTGGAAAAGAGTGGTATATACCTTACTTCTATTGTGTCTACGATCTCATTTATTATATCATTCATATTTTATTACAAGTATGAAGAATAG
- a CDS encoding nucleotidyltransferase — translation MKASGLIVEYNPFHNGHKYHLEKAYEIDKENVKIAVMSGDFVQRGEPAVINRWKRAEMALKNGIDIVAELPVFYSCQSAEIFAKGAVGILNELKCSNIIFGSETSNINSLKKIAEIEEDIEFKNKIKKHLSNGESYPTAYSKALKEIKGNNIILASNDILGLEYIKAIKYWNSNIVPMLIKREKTGYYEENADEGFASATAVRKFLKEKKEIADLVPEESLKILNEENKKNRLVYLENFYPLLRYEIIRNKNILSDIQDMEKGYENRLYEMAVKNYKFEEFYNGITSRRFTQGRTQRVLIHILTGITQELTQKVKKEIPYVKILGFTDKGREYLNYLKKEENNKIMTSMKNIKDKFSDEAREFIEFNEKASLIYKMVKFYEDSKIPLMIKGK, via the coding sequence ATGAAAGCATCTGGATTAATTGTAGAATATAATCCTTTTCATAATGGACACAAGTATCATTTAGAAAAGGCATATGAAATAGATAAAGAAAATGTAAAGATAGCTGTTATGAGTGGTGATTTTGTTCAAAGAGGAGAACCAGCTGTCATTAACAGATGGAAAAGAGCAGAGATGGCTTTGAAAAATGGAATAGATATAGTAGCAGAGCTTCCAGTATTTTATTCTTGCCAGAGTGCAGAAATTTTTGCTAAGGGAGCAGTGGGAATTCTCAATGAATTGAAATGCAGTAATATAATATTTGGTTCAGAAACTTCAAATATAAATAGTTTGAAGAAGATTGCAGAGATAGAAGAAGATATAGAATTTAAAAATAAAATAAAAAAGCATCTTTCCAATGGAGAATCATATCCAACAGCATATTCTAAAGCTTTAAAAGAAATTAAAGGAAATAATATTATTCTTGCTTCAAATGATATCTTAGGATTGGAATATATAAAGGCTATAAAATATTGGAATAGTAATATTGTTCCTATGCTTATAAAAAGAGAGAAAACTGGATATTATGAAGAGAATGCTGATGAAGGTTTTGCAAGTGCTACTGCTGTCAGAAAGTTTTTAAAAGAGAAAAAAGAGATAGCTGATTTAGTACCAGAAGAAAGTTTAAAAATATTAAATGAAGAAAATAAAAAGAACAGACTTGTATATTTAGAAAACTTCTATCCTCTGTTAAGGTATGAAATAATAAGAAATAAAAATATATTATCTGATATTCAGGATATGGAAAAAGGATATGAAAACAGACTTTATGAAATGGCTGTAAAAAATTATAAATTTGAAGAATTTTATAATGGAATAACTAGCAGAAGATTTACTCAAGGAAGAACACAGAGGGTGTTGATTCATATTTTGACTGGAATAACACAGGAACTTACTCAAAAAGTAAAAAAAGAGATACCCTATGTAAAAATACTGGGGTTCACTGACAAGGGAAGAGAATATCTTAATTATTTAAAAAAAGAAGAAAATAATAAAATAATGACATCTATGAAAAATATTAAAGATAAATTTTCTGATGAGGCAAGAGAGTTTATAGAATTTAATGAAAAAGCTTCTCTTATATACAAAATGGTAAAATTTTATGAAGATTCAAAGATACCACTAATGATAAAAGGAAAGTAA
- a CDS encoding type III pantothenate kinase gives MLLAIDIGNTHIVTGLLDDTGNVLLTFRIASNDKLTEDEYFSYLRNISKFNKVDIEKIDGMIVASVVPNLITIFHFLGKKYFNIEPMIVNSELKKPFTFAPNLNPTGFGADRIIDIVQSLSEYPDKNLVIFDFGSATTYEVLEKNIYIGGGILPGIEMSINALFTNTAKLPKVKFSTPDSVLGKNTIEQIQAGIFYGYAGQIKHIIKKIKEVVENPFIIATGGLGKILSAEIEEIDVYSPDLSIKGLHTLYKYNQAYN, from the coding sequence ATGCTTTTAGCAATTGATATTGGAAATACCCACATAGTTACAGGATTGTTAGATGATACAGGAAATGTCTTGTTGACTTTTAGAATTGCTTCTAATGATAAATTAACTGAAGATGAATATTTTTCATATTTAAGAAATATTTCCAAATTTAATAAAGTAGATATTGAAAAGATAGATGGAATGATAGTTGCTTCTGTAGTTCCCAATCTCATTACCATATTTCATTTCTTAGGAAAAAAATATTTTAATATAGAACCTATGATAGTTAATTCTGAACTTAAAAAACCTTTCACTTTTGCACCAAATCTTAATCCAACTGGTTTTGGAGCAGATAGAATAATAGATATAGTCCAGTCTTTAAGCGAATATCCAGATAAAAATCTTGTTATTTTTGATTTTGGAAGTGCAACTACATATGAAGTACTTGAAAAAAATATCTATATAGGGGGCGGTATTCTTCCAGGAATAGAAATGTCTATCAATGCCTTATTTACAAATACAGCAAAACTGCCAAAAGTAAAATTCAGTACCCCTGATTCTGTTCTTGGAAAAAATACTATTGAGCAGATTCAAGCTGGTATTTTCTATGGTTATGCTGGACAGATAAAGCATATAATCAAAAAAATTAAAGAGGTAGTTGAGAATCCATTCATTATTGCAACAGGTGGACTTGGTAAAATTCTTTCTGCTGAAATTGAAGAAATTGATGTATATTCTCCTGATTTGAGTATAAAAGGACTTCATACTCTTTATAAATATAATCAAGCTTATAATTAA
- a CDS encoding IS3 family transposase, producing the protein MLEDEYPVTSLCWAAGVSRSAYYKWKKRKDDTSLRKQENRKIEELIIEINEKYNGTYGVKRLCSYINNNTEFKVNHKRIYRIMRELGVKSIIRNQSYKGKSWAGKVVENILNRDFNSGKPLEKLCMDITEIKMYNFTVYMNAVKDIFNEEIIAYDLGLTDGFELVVKTLDKIFEFPLEEKCILHTDQGFQYTGEKYCDMLREKGVIQSMSRRGNCWDNVPIEIFFGHFKAELIYLLDRGMTYENLAQKIKEYIHFYNNERIQLKLDGMSPVKYKEKYINSKKI; encoded by the coding sequence ATGTTGGAGGATGAATATCCTGTCACATCTCTATGCTGGGCTGCAGGAGTGTCAAGAAGTGCTTATTATAAATGGAAGAAGCGGAAAGATGATACAAGTTTAAGAAAACAGGAAAATAGAAAAATAGAAGAGCTGATTATAGAAATAAATGAAAAATACAATGGAACATATGGAGTAAAAAGATTATGCTCATACATAAACAATAATACGGAATTTAAAGTAAATCATAAAAGAATATATAGAATAATGAGAGAGCTGGGAGTAAAATCAATAATAAGAAATCAGAGTTATAAAGGCAAAAGTTGGGCTGGAAAAGTTGTTGAGAATATATTAAACAGAGATTTTAATTCTGGTAAACCTTTAGAAAAATTATGTATGGATATTACAGAAATAAAAATGTATAATTTTACTGTGTATATGAATGCTGTGAAAGATATTTTTAATGAGGAAATAATTGCTTATGACTTAGGACTCACTGATGGCTTTGAACTTGTTGTAAAAACTTTGGATAAAATCTTTGAATTTCCATTGGAAGAAAAATGTATTTTACATACTGATCAAGGTTTTCAGTATACAGGAGAAAAATATTGTGATATGCTAAGAGAGAAAGGAGTTATTCAATCTATGTCAAGACGTGGCAACTGCTGGGATAATGTACCTATTGAGATATTCTTTGGACATTTTAAAGCAGAACTGATATACTTATTAGATAGAGGAATGACATATGAAAATCTAGCTCAAAAAATAAAAGAGTATATACATTTCTATAATAATGAAAGAATACAGTTGAAGCTTGATGGAATGAGTCCTGTAAAATACAAAGAGAAATATATAAATAGTAAAAAAATATAA
- a CDS encoding transposase, whose amino-acid sequence MCKEYSRYDKKLKLSVVKTYLKSNVSAEMLAKEYGVKSDTQILDWVKKYKELGERAFDKRRSSKKMILKKIKTASNEKNISIKKENKYLRMENEYLKKLYILQLEEPNIEL is encoded by the coding sequence ATGTGTAAAGAGTATAGTAGGTATGATAAAAAATTAAAATTATCAGTTGTAAAAACATATTTAAAATCTAATGTAAGTGCTGAAATGCTGGCAAAAGAATATGGAGTTAAATCTGATACACAAATATTAGATTGGGTAAAAAAATATAAAGAATTGGGAGAAAGAGCTTTTGATAAAAGAAGAAGCAGTAAGAAAATGATTTTAAAAAAGATAAAAACAGCTTCTAATGAGAAAAACATATCAATAAAAAAGGAAAATAAATATTTGAGAATGGAGAATGAATACTTAAAAAAGTTGTATATTCTGCAGCTGGAAGAACCAAATATAGAGCTATAG
- a CDS encoding zeta toxin family protein, with translation MKVYTIFAGVNGAGKSTLYNIEIIKNNDLGKRINTDEIVKEIGEWKNSSDQIKAARIGISWRNEYIEKGISFNQETTLTGNTVLKGILKAKEKGFKIYLHYIGVKNVEIAKERVRIRVRNGGHGIPDKDIEKRYVESFENFKKVFKMCDKITVYDNSEYIRECLLVENGNIIWDENIPKWLENIIKYI, from the coding sequence ATGAAGGTATATACTATTTTTGCAGGAGTAAATGGAGCTGGTAAATCAACTTTATATAATATTGAAATAATAAAGAATAATGATTTAGGGAAAAGAATTAATACTGATGAAATAGTAAAAGAGATTGGAGAATGGAAAAATTCATCTGATCAGATAAAGGCTGCCAGAATTGGAATTAGTTGGAGAAATGAATATATAGAAAAAGGAATTTCTTTTAATCAAGAAACTACTTTGACAGGGAATACTGTTTTAAAAGGGATTTTAAAAGCTAAAGAAAAAGGCTTTAAAATATATTTACACTATATTGGAGTAAAAAATGTAGAAATTGCTAAAGAAAGAGTAAGAATAAGAGTAAGAAATGGTGGTCATGGAATACCAGATAAAGATATAGAAAAAAGGTATGTTGAATCATTTGAAAATTTTAAAAAAGTTTTTAAGATGTGTGATAAAATAACTGTATATGATAATAGTGAATATATAAGAGAATGTCTTTTGGTAGAAAATGGAAATATTATCTGGGATGAAAATATTCCTAAATGGTTGGAAAATATAATTAAATATATTTAA
- the hepT gene encoding type VII toxin-antitoxin system HepT family RNase toxin translates to MKDDIIINKIETIKKCIKRVEEEYENNPSNLENCTKQDSMILNIQRLCEAGIDLAAHVIRINKYGIFQSSKETFQILEKNNIISKELSKKLQGMVGFRNIAVHDYQAINLNILQKIIETHLKDTLELAREILKYEINIQK, encoded by the coding sequence ATGAAAGATGATATTATAATTAATAAAATTGAAACAATAAAAAAATGTATAAAAAGAGTAGAAGAAGAATATGAAAACAATCCATCAAATTTAGAAAATTGTACAAAACAGGATTCTATGATTTTAAATATTCAACGCTTATGTGAAGCAGGAATAGATCTTGCTGCCCATGTGATTAGAATAAATAAATATGGAATTTTTCAGAGTAGTAAAGAAACTTTTCAAATATTAGAAAAGAATAATATTATTTCTAAAGAACTAAGCAAAAAACTACAGGGAATGGTAGGATTTAGAAATATTGCAGTTCATGATTATCAAGCTATAAATTTAAATATATTACAAAAAATTATTGAAACTCACCTAAAGGATACATTAGAACTAGCAAGAGAAATATTAAAATATGAAATTAATATACAAAAATAA
- the hepT gene encoding type VII toxin-antitoxin system HepT family RNase toxin — translation MKDDIIINKIEVIKKCIKRISEEYDNDSSNLKNCTKQDSIILNILRLCETGIGLGIHVIRINKYGIPQSSQEIFQILGKNNVISKELSKKLQEMIGFRNVAIHNYQTIDLGILQKIVENNLEDILELAREIIKI, via the coding sequence ATGAAAGATGATATTATAATTAATAAAATTGAAGTAATAAAAAAGTGTATAAAAAGAATAAGTGAAGAATATGATAATGATTCATCAAACCTGAAAAATTGCACAAAACAGGATTCAATAATTTTAAATATTCTAAGATTATGCGAAACAGGAATAGGATTAGGGATTCATGTAATAAGAATAAATAAATATGGTATTCCTCAAAGCAGTCAGGAAATATTTCAAATATTGGGAAAAAATAATGTTATTTCTAAAGAGTTAAGCAAAAAACTTCAGGAAATGATAGGATTTAGAAATGTTGCAATTCATAATTATCAAACTATAGATTTAGGAATATTACAAAAAATTGTTGAAAATAATTTAGAAGATATTTTAGAATTAGCAAGAGAAATAATAAAAATATAA